The genomic stretch TATACCATAAAACTGGAATTCACCTTTTTAGTATTGTAGGTGTAAAAGAACAAGACCGCACAAGGTCGCAACCTTGTAAAAAAGCGTAGAGGGAATAAAAAGGAGGAGAATATAAATGACTTTAGAACAATTATTAGAAATGGGACTTGATGAAGAAACAGCAAAGAAGATACTTAAGGCTTATCAGGAATCCATTAAGGACCAATATGTACCTATAGCTAGATTCAACGAAGTCAATGAGGAAAAGAAAGAGCTAAAAAACCAATTAGAGGAAAGAAATAAACAATTAAAAGAATTAAAAGAGAAAGCAGAAGGAAATGAAGAATTAATTGCTAGAATAACTGAATTAGAAGAGTTAAACAAACAAACTCAGAAGGATTATGAAGAAAAAATAGCAACATTAAAGAAGGAAACAGCTATAGAACTAAAACTTAGAGATGAAAAGGCAAAGAACATAAAGGCAGTAAAGGCTTTGTTAGACTTAGAGAAGGTTTCTTTAGATGGAGAAAACTTGATAGGCTTAGAAGAACAACTAAAGGGTCTGAAAGAAACAGATCCTTATTTATTTGGTGAAGATAAGCTTTCAGGCAGAGAACCAAAACCACCAGGAAATCCAGTAGGAGACGAATACAAGAAAAACCCATGGAGCAAGGAACATTTCAATCTAACAGAGCAAGGAAGGATTTATAGAGAAAATCCAGAGTTAGCAGCTAAGCTTAAAGCAGCTGCAGAAGGAAAATAAATAAAGAAAAGGAGAGATTGATTTATGACTATTACAAGAATACAAGATGTTATTCAACCGGAAGTGTTTACTGAATACACTATCCAAAGGACAATGGAGCTATCCAATTTAATTCAAAGTGGTATAGCTGAAAACAATGAGATGTTTGACAGACTAGCCAGTGGCCCAAATGTGCTTATCAACATGCCATTCTGGGACGACCTAACTGGAGAGCCAGAAGTGATGCATGATGAAGGACATACCGTCCCCGGTAAAATTCAAGCAAGGCAAGATATGGCTAGAAAACTAGGATTCGTAAAATCCTACGGGGTAAACGCACTATCCGCTATGCTTTCTGGGGACGACCCAATGGGAGCAATAGCCGACCTTTTTGCAAATTACTGGCAAAGACAGTATCAACAAATACTACTATCTATACTTGATGGAATCTTTGCAGCAGATAACATGCAAGAAAAAGCACACGACATTACAGGACTAGAAGGAGATAAAAGCTTTATAAACGCCAGAACATTCATAGATGCAACTCAAAAAATGGGAGATGCAAAAGACCTGCTCACTGGTGTTATGATGCACTCCGCTGTAGAAGCTCACTTGGCAAAGTTGCAATTAATCGAATACGAAGAAACTAAAGATAAAAACATAAGAATCCCGTATTTCATGAATAAGAGGGTAATTGTAGACGATGCTATGCCATTTGATACTGAAACAGGTGCTGGAGTAGCGTATCTATTCGGGCAAGGGGCTATAGCATGGGGTAATGGCTCTCATCCAGACATCAAGCAAACAGAAGTGGTAAGAGATGGTCTATCCTTAGCAGGTGAAGATGTACTAGTCAACAGAAAAATCTCTATCCTTCATCCAAGAGGAGTAGCGTGGGTAGAGCCTACAGGTGGAACAGAAAAGACATTCCCAAGCCTAACAGAATTAGAAGATGGCAACAACTGGACAAGAGTATATGAACCAAAAGCAGTAAGAATAGTTAAATTCATGTTTAAGATAGATGAGTAGGAGATTATTTCTCCTACTTGTCTTTTTATAGGAGGGATAGTATGAGCACAGCATATGAGAGAAGAGTAAGAAGATTAAGAGAACATGTATTAGCCAATGAAAGGAAAAGAAAAGAAGAATTAGAAAAAGTATTAGAGCCAGTTGAAGAAGTGGAAGAAGAACTATCTATAGATTATTTAACTAAAGATGAAATAATAGAAAAACTGAGAGAAAAAGGGATAGACCATAATCCTAGGGATAAGAAAGAGACCCTCTTCAAATTACTAGTAGGTGATTAATATGTTGGATAAGTTAAAGCTGCTACTAGGTATTAAAGATGATAGTAAAGATGCAATATTAGAATTTACCCTTGATAGAGTAGAAGAAATAATAAAGAATTACTGTAATATAACTGAAATTCCCGAAGAACTAAACACTACAGTTTTAAGCATGGCCATGGAATTATATAGACTTGAAAACTTTAGCAATGAAGAAGGAAAAAAGGAAGTTAAATCTATCCAAGTGGGAGATACTACTACCACATTTGAGACAAGCAAAGATATGAATATAGCAGAGGAATTATTAAAGAATTAC from Tepidimicrobium xylanilyticum encodes the following:
- a CDS encoding major capsid protein; its protein translation is MTITRIQDVIQPEVFTEYTIQRTMELSNLIQSGIAENNEMFDRLASGPNVLINMPFWDDLTGEPEVMHDEGHTVPGKIQARQDMARKLGFVKSYGVNALSAMLSGDDPMGAIADLFANYWQRQYQQILLSILDGIFAADNMQEKAHDITGLEGDKSFINARTFIDATQKMGDAKDLLTGVMMHSAVEAHLAKLQLIEYEETKDKNIRIPYFMNKRVIVDDAMPFDTETGAGVAYLFGQGAIAWGNGSHPDIKQTEVVRDGLSLAGEDVLVNRKISILHPRGVAWVEPTGGTEKTFPSLTELEDGNNWTRVYEPKAVRIVKFMFKIDE
- a CDS encoding phage scaffolding protein is translated as MTLEQLLEMGLDEETAKKILKAYQESIKDQYVPIARFNEVNEEKKELKNQLEERNKQLKELKEKAEGNEELIARITELEELNKQTQKDYEEKIATLKKETAIELKLRDEKAKNIKAVKALLDLEKVSLDGENLIGLEEQLKGLKETDPYLFGEDKLSGREPKPPGNPVGDEYKKNPWSKEHFNLTEQGRIYRENPELAAKLKAAAEGK
- a CDS encoding phage head-tail connector protein, with amino-acid sequence MLDKLKLLLGIKDDSKDAILEFTLDRVEEIIKNYCNITEIPEELNTTVLSMAMELYRLENFSNEEGKKEVKSIQVGDTTTTFETSKDMNIAEELLKNYKAQLALYRKVKW